The nucleotide sequence GCAGGGGGAATATCCAAAGAATAGCCGCAGGCTCATCATAACCGACAGACCTTTATCCCGTCTGAGAGCGTACTGCATGACCGATCGAGTGACGCTGATTACCGGTGCATCGGCGGGAATAGGTATCGAACTGGCGCGCCTTTTCGCATCGAAGGGCCATCGACTGGCCTTGGTTGACCGATGCGGGGATAGCCTCACGAGGTTGGCGAACGAAATCGTCGCCGGCGGCGGCACGGTGCCTGTTTTGATCCCTTGCGATCTCGAACACCCCGATGCCTGCGACAAAATTGCCGACGCGTTGGCCGCCAAAGATGTGGAGGTTGAGTTCGTCGTCAACAATGCGGGATTCGGTCTGTTCGGCCATGCGATCGAACTCGACCGGGCGGAGCAACTCGGCATCATCGCCGTCAACATCCTCGCCTTGACCGATTTGTCGTTACGGTTCTCCGACAGTCTGATCCGGCATCGCGGCGGTATCCTAAATCTCGGTTCGCTTGCGGGCTTTCTGCCGGGCCCCGGGATGGCTGTGTATTATGCGTCGAAGGCTTATGTCCTGTCGTTCAGCGAAGCGCTGCGCCAGGAGCTCGCTCCGCACGGAGTGCGCGTGACGACGCTTTGTCCCGGATCGGTGTCGACGGAATTTCAGGCGCGGGCCGGAATTAAGCCCGGAATTGAGCATGAAATCCTGAACGTCTCCGCATCGGATGTCGCCCGGGCAGGGTATCGCGGGCTGATGGCCAACAAGCGCGCCGTGCTGCCCGGTTTCGGCATGAAGATTGTTCCGTTTCTGCTCCGGCTGTTTCCGCGCGGGTTTATCCTGGCGGCGATCGGTCGTGTTCAACTGCGAAAACGCAGATAAGGTTGAAAGCCTCAACAAGGCCGCGAGCTGACATTTTAACCGCTTTTCAGCTCGAAGCTTCGCCGCCGGAGCTATTTGGAGTCTCACCTAATGCCCTTTCGCTGGCGCGCTCAAGTCGATGGGCTTGATGACAAGTGCGAGTGGAATCATCAAAGCACCGATTATTGTCAGCGTCCAAAACACATCGATATAGGCGAGGAAATCGACCTGCCGCTGCAACGTTTGTCCCACCCAGGCAATCGCCTGTGACGCAGCCTCGGAGGCGTTCGAGCCTTGCGAACTGAAATAGCGCGTCACCGCATCGATGGTCTGCTGGTAGCCGATGTCGGACGGCGCAATGTGTTCGATCAGGTGGCTCTGATGGAATTGCTGACGCTGCGCCAGAACGGTCTGCGCCAACGCGACTCCCATCGATCCCCCGATGTTGCGGGCGACGTTGATCAGGGCCGACGCCTGGTTGGTCTTGTCCGGCGGCAAGCCGTCATAGGACGCCGTCGTGACCGGCAGGAACAGGAACGGCAGCCCCAGCGCGAGGAAGATGCGCGACCACGTAGCGTAGGCATAGGTGATATCGCCGTTCAGGCCGGTAAGGTGCCACATCGCAAACGCCACGATACAGGCGCCGGTCATGATCAGGTATTTTGGCTGCACGACGCCGACCAGCTTTCCGACGATCGGCATCAACGTCAGCGTAAATATCGCACCGGGCGAGAGTGCCAATCCAGCCAGCATCGCAGTGTATCCGAGTTCGGTTTGCAGCAGTTGCGGCAATAGCTGCGTCGTCGAAATCAGCACGGCTCCGGTGCCGAGCATCACCAGGAAGCAGGCACCAAACTGGCGGCGTCCCAACAGGCGGATGTCGACAATGGGATCCTTTCGAGTCAATTCCCACGGAATCAGCGCCAGTAGACAGAACGCCGAGGCAAGTGCGAACCCAAGGATCATGTTGGACCCGAACCAATCCTTGCGCTGGCCCTGGTCAAGGACGAATTCGAGCGAACCCAGCCCGATCGCAACCAGCACGAAGCCGATATAATCGACCCGCAAGCCATTCCTCAGGAGCTCTTGCCGCTCCTCCTCGGCGCCGGAGGGCTCGCTAACCAGCGTCCCCACCAGCAACAGCGACAACAGTCCCATCGGAACGTTGATCAGGAAAACCCAATGCCAGGAATAGGTGTCGGTGATCCAGCCGCCAAGCGTCGGACCTATGACCGGGGCGACCACGACCGCCACGCCATAGATGGCGAATGCCTGGCCGCGCTTGGCCGGTGGGAAGGAATCGGCAAGGATCGCCTGCTCACTGGTCGCCATCCCTCCCCCGCCAAGTCCCTGCAGGATACGGAATAGAACCAGGGATTCCAGGCTCCAGGCAAATCCGCACAGCAACGACGCGAAGGCGAACGTTGCGACGCAAATCATGTAAAAGCGCTTGCGGCCGATAACCGTGGACAGCCAGCCTGAGATCGACAACACGATCGCGTTGGCGACGAGGTAACTCGTAATGACGTAGGTGCTCTCGTCGATGCCAACGGCCAATCCGCCGGCGATATGACGCAACGCAACATTGGCAATTGTAGTGTCCAGAACCTCCATGAAGGTTGCGATCGAGACCACGAAGGCGATGAGGTAGGGATTATGTCCGCCGGCCGCGGAACGTTCTGGCGACCAGGAGGAGCTCGTTCCATCCGCGACGTCTGTCATCGCACCCTGGTCCAGGGCACGACCGACATGCCCGGGCCGACCGGAATATCGGACGGCCAGTCGTCGACCACGATCTTGACCGGAACACGCTGCACGACCTTCACGAAATTGCCGGTGGCATTTTCCGCAGGCAACAGGCTGAAGGCCGTGCCCGAACCAGGCTGCACCGAATCCACGTGCCCCTTAAGTTTGCGACCAGGATAGGCATCGATCCTGATCTCAACCGACTGACCGGGGCGCATATCGGCGAGCTGTGTCTCCTTGTAATTGGCCGTGATCCAGACTTCATCCGGCACGAACATCATCAAGCTTTGTCCCGCGGTCGCGAAGGTGCCCTTCGCTCCGCTCAGCTTGACGACACGGCCGGATTGAGCCGCCTGGACATTGGTGTATTGCAAATTGAGCTTGGCCTGATCGAGCTGGGCGTCCGCTTGCTGTTTTGATGCTTCCGCGCTCTTGTGCTGGGTTTGCAGCACTTTCAATCCCAGCTCCGCGCCAATCACGGCCGCCTTGGCGCGGCTGGCGTTGGCCTGCTGGGCTTCGAGATCTGACTTTGTCTGTTGGGCGCGCTGAACCGTGCCGGCGCCTTTCTGAACGAGATCCCCGGCGCGATCGGCCTCCTCTCGCGCAAATTGAAGCTGCGCCTCGGCCTGTTTGAGCTGCGCCCTGGCCTGATCGATTTGTGCCTGTTGGCTGTCGATCTGCGCGTCGATATTGGCGACGTTGGCTTGCGCGACTGCGACCTGCGCTTGCGCCTGGTCGACGGCGATCCGGTAGTCGCGATCGTCAATGCGAGCCAGCAGATCGCCTGCATTGACATGCTGGTTATCGGTGACGGGCACTGCGGCAACATAGCCGCTCACCTTCGGCGCGACCGAAAAGCTGCGCGCAGCTACAAACGCATCGTCGGTCGATTCGAAATGGCGGGCCTGCAGCCAGTACGCAACGCCGCCGATCAGCGCGATCAACAGCAGGCATGCCGCCAGGCTTGCCGGGATCCAATGCTCGCGCAGCCGTTCCCGCCACGACGGCTTGCCGGGAGATGACTCCGCTTGCTCGGCTTCAGCGCCGCGCGCGAGTTCAGGCGTCTGTTGCGGCCGGCGTTCAGGCTGTCGCGTCGTGTCCGCGGACGGCCCACGCTCCTGGGTTTGTGCATCCAACGCAGCACCTCAAGCGATCGGGCATGCGGTCCAGTCAGGCCTAACCACGCGGGCCGGAAACCGGTTCCCCGAACGAAGGCTCGAGGCACCGCGCGCGGCCATCAAAACAAGACCCCGCCAGTTAATGAATAACTGACGGGGCACTTAGAGCGTTCGCTTCTTCGGGATTTTCTCCTTCCAAAGTTACTGGCTCCATCCCACCAACGAGCTGCCATCCATGTCGTTCCTGAACCCCGTGCCGGGACGCAAATCTTTCCGTGGCAGCGATAGTCGGGAACCAAGTCCTGGAGTCACCGCTGGTACGTCCCAACGAGTTCGGCTTGACCAAGCATATGCTTTTCAGCCGCTTTCCAAATGTCGGCGATAGGCATCGTTGGCGCGCGCGAAAGCTCCTCGACATCCAGTGCCGCGAGCTTGAAGTGATAGTGATGGGTTCCGTGGCCCTTCGGCGGGGCGGGTCCGCCATAGCGCGGCTCGCCGAAGTCGTTCATGCCCTTGCCAAGCTTTTCGGTTTTCGGACCACGACCGACGCCCTCCGGCAGCAACGTCCTTTCACCCATGATGTTATAAAGCCCCCAATGCCGGAACATGCCGGATGGGGCATCGGGATCCTCGACAATCAAGGCGAAGCTCTTGGTGCCCGCGGGCGGGTCCGACCATTCGAGCGGCGGCGAGAGATTTTCGCCATCAGCCGTGTATTTTTTCGGAATCAGTTCGCCATCGCTGAATGCGGAGCTTTTCAGGCCAAATGTCATATCCAGACTCCTGCAGATTAGTTCGGAGATTGGTTCGGAACGGTTGCACGCTTTCGCGAACTTGCATCAAAGCCCTCGCCACGGCCGGCTTCGAGGGCAAACATGACCCGGTATTCCATCAGAGCCCTCCAGCAATCCGAATGCCCAGGGCCAGAAGAACGCAGCCCGCAAGGCCGGCTATGAAAACCGCACGCATCCACGGCTTGCGCAGGATGATCTCGCCCTGCCGTGCCTTCTCGCCGGGATAGGTTCGGGGACCATCCGAATGTCGACCTGTTGGATTTTGCTTTTCAGGCATTTGAGCACCCTCCCGGCAAGATGCCCCGCGCGTATGAGGGAGTTCCTGATGGAACGCCGTCCGCGCCCATCGCGTTGCCGATAATGTCAATGGAATAACTATCGATGCCACGATTTGATCCGTTGACGGGGCGAAGCTCATTGGTTGGACGAGAGGTCACGGTTGGACCTTTCGGGCTGAGCGGCTATCTGGCTGCACCGCAAGCGGACCATGGGATGGTGTTGTTTGCGCATGGCAGCGGCAGCGGGCGGGACAGTCCACGGAACCAGTTCGTAGCCCGCGTCCTGCAGAAATCCGGTTTCGGTACATTGCTGCTTGATCTGCTGACCGATGCGGAGGCGCAGGATCGCACCAACGTGTTCGATATCGGTCTGCTCGCGGACCGCCTGCGTGCGGCAACAGAGTGGCTTGGCCAGCGCGAAGACCTGCGCAAATCCCGCATCGGGTATTTCGGCGCCAGCACCGGCGCCGGCGCCGCCCTCGTCGCCGCGGCGGATTCGCCGCAGCCAATCTACGCTGTTGTCTCGCGCGGCGGCCGGCCAGATCTTGCTGGCGATCGGCTGCGCCGGGTCAACGCACCTACGCTTCTGATCGTGGGCGGTGCGGACACCGATGTACTGGCGCTTAACCGCTGCGCGCTTGAACTACTGCCTGCTGAAAAGCAGCTCAGCATTGTGCCGGGCGCGAGCCACCTTTTCGAGGAGCCGGGCGCGCTCGAGCAAGTCGTGGGCTTGGCGAGCCGCTGGTTCGAAATTCATTTGAGACAAGCGTAGCCATCATGTGTCACCGTCTGTTCCGCTGGGCCTCCGTCTCTCAGTCGTGTGCCCCCGCACGATGTGCAATCCGTCAACTGACGGGAATAGCAACAAATCGGGTTGTTTCGTTTGACTTTACCCGCGCCAATGCGATGCGCTTGCCTTTACTTTGAACTTCGGTCAACGCCTTGTAGAAGTCGACAGGAGTCTTCACGGCGTTGCCGCCTACGTCGACAATAACATCCCCGGTCGAAAGTCCGCTCTCAGCCGCAATACCTCCGGGATCAAGATCGGCGACGATGACACCTCGGACGCCGGGACCAATGTCGTCTGCAGGCATCAGCGTCAGTCCGACGTTTGGCTTATCGCCATCTGGCGTCGGTGATTCCGATTTTTCAGCAACCGAGCGGCTCTCACTGCGAGGAACCGGAAGTTCGCCCAGCGTTACGTTGATATTTTTTTGTTCGTTCTGACGGATCAGGCCAAGCTCGATCGATTTTCCGGGGGGCATATCGCTGACCCTCCTTATCAAGTCGCGATCATTGCCGGCTGGCTGGCCTGCAACCGAAGTGATGACGTCGCCCGGCGCGATGTCGGCGTTCGCAGCCGGGCTGTCCGGCTGGATTTCGGCGACCAAGACGCCGTGGACCGGTTTGTTGAGACCGAGACCCTCCACGAGGTCGGGACTCACCGACTGAACCTCGACGCCGATCCAGCCACGGGAGACCGTCCCGTTCTGTTTGAGCTTGTCCGCGATCGTCGTCACTGTTTCCGCTGGAATGGCAAAGCCGACACCGACCGAACCGCCTGTCGGCGAAAATATTGCGCTGTTGATGCCGATCACCTTGCCGCTGACATCGAAGGTCGGTCCACCGGAACTGCCCTGATTGACCGGCGCATCGATTTGGATGAAGTCGTTGTAGGGACCAAGGATGTTGCGTGCGCGGGCCGAGACAATTCCAGCCGTCACCGTCCCGCCGAGTCCAAACGGGTTGCCGACGGCAAGAACCCGCGCGCCGATCCGAGGCGCCTTGTCGGCGATCTGGGCAACCGGGAATTCCTTTTCGCCGTCGATCTTGAGCAGCGCGAGGTCCGTTTTCGGGTCGGCGCCAACCAGCTTCGCGGGGTAAATGTTGCCGTCGTCGGTGGTCACCTCAATTTTTTCGCCGCCCCTGACCAGGTGGCTGGTCGTCATGGCGTATCCATCCGATGATATGAAGAAGCCTGACCCCAGAGTGGTGGTGGTACGGGGCTGTGAGGTGCCTCGGCCGCCCGTCGGCGCATCGGAACGATTCGGGGGCGCGCCGCGACCGGAAGGCCGTTCCTGTTCGTCTTCGTCGGCGTCCTGCTCTACCTTCGCGCGCACCCCCACGACCGTCGGCTTGATGCGATCCACGAGGTCTTCAAAGCCCACTGGCAGGGCGGCAGATTGAAAGCCAACCGCGGGATTGTACCAGGAGTACAGTTCTCTCCACGTGGAGACATTCGATCCGTTCAGCCAGGCGGCCGTTCCGGCTCCGAGAATTCCGATTGCAAGAATAGAGGCAGCGAGAATGGCGCGGCGCATCTTGCCAGCGTTACGTTGTTCGGCCATGAGCCTTCTCCAATCGCCAAATCCAGACCCTGCCGAGCGGCCTCCAGCACCCGATGGCACCAAGCGGTCAGCGAACCCTTGAGGACGCAGCAGCGTAATCCGTTACGCGGACGAGACGTGAGAACCTCCCGGTTCAACTACGCCGCACATAGCGGCGCCGGTCGCCGCAGGGTCGTATTTCATCGCGGCGTCAGCCAGCGAGACGATACCTACGAGGCGCTTGTTTCGATTGACGACCGGCAATCGCCTGACCTGTGCATCACTCATGTTTTGAATTACGTCGTCGATGCTATCGTCTTCAAAGCAGTACTTGATGTCCCTGGTCATCGCGTCGCGGACACGCGATTGCCCGTCCCTGCCCTGCGCGATAGCCCGTGCCACGATATCGCGATCGGTGATCATTCCGACCAGACGATCGTTCTCTCCGACAGGCAACACGCCCACATCCTTGGCTGTCATCCGCTTGGCGACTTCTCCCAGCGTGTCGTTCGGACTTGCAAGTTGCACATTTCGACTCATCACGTCGGCAACTTTCATTGATCCGTCTCCATGCTTGACCTGGGGGATGCGAGCGTTTGGCTGCCAGAGCATCCTGATGTCCACTGGCAATGCGTGGCGCACTTTTGCCGTTTCGGCCTCGACGACGTGGCGCTGGATGGCGGAGAATACGGCCTTGATGGCTTTCTCCGGATTTATAGGCTTTCCTCCGCCTTCAAGGCCATCCGCAACGCGAGCTACGAATTCCTCGCGCGAACGCATCGGGTCTGGCTGAACACCGGGACGATACTGCTCGTAGAACGCCCCACGAATCAGCAACGGCAATTGGGCAGCAAGGTGCGCCGCGTCCTCGGCGCGGAGCCGATCGCGCAAGGCCCGAAGGACGACGCCAAGAACCCGCCAGGCCAATCGACGATCCGGTCCGATCTCCTTTGAAATCTCCTTGAGCCAGACATTGGTCGCGTGAATCGATCTGTCAAAAGTTTCAAGGCCATTCGCGCTCATGTGCCAACTCCGCCAATGGATATCACTGGCGAACGGACGCCTGCCGAACTGGTTCCATGCCAAATAGTGGCGATTGCGTGAGCAGGTCGAATTGCACACCCCTTCAGCCTTTCGCGGAATGCATGGCTGCTACCGATAGAGCGCAACTGATTCCCAATGAACGCCATCTTGATTGAGGCGTTTCCATTTCAGGGTTTGCACCCAGAGGAGATGGACATGAGAAAACTGACACTGACATTGCTCGCCGGCGCCGGTGCCCTCATAGCCTCGAATGCATATGCGGCCGACGAGATTAAAACCGGAGGCAGTTCCCCCCTCCTTCAGCAGGCTCGGGTAATCTGTGACGACGCCGGCCGCTGCTGGAATACCCGGAGTGATCGGCGCGTGATCAGAGATGGATACTATGCAGCTCCGCGATACTATGACGACTACGATCGCCACTACTATCGCAGGCCGGGCATAGGCGTTCATGGGCCGGGGTTCAGCTTCGGCATCGGCCCAGACTGGTAAAGGCCCGTTCAGCGGCGCTTTGGAGGCGCGCCAATTCTGGAGGCGCGCCTCGGAGGTATGACGGCCACGGCGGACAATTTGCAAGCACCTGCTGAAGCGATTCCATGTCCTTCGGCAGATGCGCGCCGCTATGGCGCGAGACGACCGTTTTCAACGCGCATCAAACGCGCTTGAACTCGGCTAAACGATCATTTCTCGCGTTTGCGCACCTAGGCGAGCTTCCTACGCCATCTTCCAAGTCAGGATCTGCGAGCGGAGTGGTGAAGATACTGCCCGGGCCGGCTTAATGGAGGCCTACTCCGGCTGGCCGGTCTGATTATGCGAGGAACTATTTTTCCCAAGGCGACGTTTGTTATCCGTCTTCCAGGGAGAATACGCGATGTGCGACTATAGTCTTCACGCTGTCAGATCTCGGGCCGCCAAGGCGGGCGACCGATTAATTTCAACCCGATTTCCAGGGACCGAAACGCGAGGCTTCGCGGCGGTCGGCGAGCCGGGAGTGGCGGTATGCCTTCTCCCGGGCACCGAACTCGTTTTCGAGCGCGAGATCGAGACCGTTCATGCCTTCGCTCCCCTCCTGCCGAGCTTCGGGTTTGGCATGCAAGGCGAACGGCTTGCCCGGTTTCGATGGGTCGACCCCCGCCAGCCGCACGTACATCATGACGCCCTCGAGCTTGCCAACGGCAGGATCATCCTCGTGACGAGGCTCAGAGAGGGTCAGCGCGCGAGCGTCCTGCAGCTACCGGCGAACTCGCAGACCGGCAAGGCGGACGAGGGTCACCATCAGTCGACAGATGAGATTGCTCGTGCGACCGATGGTCGCCAGCAAGCACATAGGGTACGCGATATCGGGGTGGCGTAGCCAACAACCGTCGGGTCGATGGAGAATGTGAACGGTCGCATCCAGACAGATAAACTTGTCGTCGTGTTTGGCGGGACCGGCTTTCTTGGACGCCGAGCAGTCTGGCATCTACGCAGGCGCGAGTTTTCCGTTCGTGTTGCGTCGAGACGTCCCGATCGAGGCCGGGAGCTGTTTGGGTCCAACGATTCCCGTATTGAATCGATCGAAGCGAACATACACAGCGAGCCGTCAATCGCTAGAGTTGTTGCCGGCGCTTATGGCGTGGTGAATGCAGTTAGTCTTTATGTCGAGCGTGGACGGGAGACGTTCCATTCCGTACATGTCGAAGCTGCTCGCCGCATAGCGGCGCAGGCGCAACAAGCTGGAGTCGAGCGGCTCATACACATTTCTGGAATCGGCTCCGACGCGACCTCGTCATCGCTCTATATCCGCAAACGCGGCGAGGGCGAGGCGGCAGTCCGCGCAGCATTTGCCGGCGCGATCGTCGTTCGTCCGGCGGTAATGTTCGGCCCGGATGATACGTTCATTACCACTATAATCGCGCTCCTCCGGCGCTTCCCCGTTTATCCAGTGTTCGGGCAAGGACTGACGAGATTGCAGCCGGCCTACGTAGAGGACGTGGGAGAAGCCATTGCGCAGGTAATGCAAGGGTCTGAAACGGGTGCCACCTTCGAGTGCGGCGGCCCGCGCGTCTATTCTTACAAGGAGCTCGTCAGCACCCTCGCGCGCGAAGCCGGAGTTAAACCTATGCTTCTTCCCGTTCCCTTCGCCGCATGGCATGCATTGTCGCGGATTTTGGCAATATTGCCGAGGCCGCCAATTACTCGTCATCAAGTAGCGCTTATGCAAGTCGACAATCTGCAGTCGCCGGAGATGCCGGGATTTGAACAGCTTGGAATTTCACCGCGTGCGGTCGAGGAAATCATCCAGACCATGCTGAGAGGCCAGTAAACGCGCCCGACCCCACATAACTTGCCGGGGCTAGATTCGGTCGCGTAGACCCTTAACGCCTTCGCCTTCGGCGCAATGCTCGCAACAATAAAATGTGCCCCCCTTCTCCAGGCCATGCCCGACGATGCGGATTCCGCAATGATCGCAGGTTGGCGCGAGCGCATGAATGGCGCATTCGAAGCTATCAAAGGTATGCGCCTTGCCGCTCATCGTGACCTGAAACGCCTTGTCGTAGTCGTTGCCGCAGGTTTCGCATGTAGCCATGATGGTCCACCTTTTGCCGTTGTGTCGCAGATGTATATTGAAGTCTGCAAACGGCATCCGGTTCCAACAGCGGGGACTGCCAAACTTCGGTCAGAGAACACAAAGACCATTTCAGCGTATCGGATGGTTATATCCTGGAGGGCGTCTCCATTTCCGTGATCGATTTGGTTGATATGGGTCAGTCGGCGGGAAAGCGAATGTCGATCGGCTGCCCTGCGCCGGTTGGCCGATCGGCGGATCGTGAGACATTTGTGAAGGGGGCTGACACAGCAATAAGCCGGCACCGGCCGCCGTGATGGAAGCCAAGAATTGAATATCCGGCCGTTGTGCAGGATCCTGCGCGACTGCTGCTGCCTCATATTGAAGTCTTGCATTGCAAGCGCAGCTCGGGAGAGCATTGAAGCGCCCGCACGCATCGTGACGCATACAGGCAGCGTCTAACGCATCAACAGGCCGAGTTCCTGGCCTACTACCCGGGCCACAATAATTCCCATGAAATAACAACCCGCCTTGATGGCCGTCGCCGGCAACCGATTGCCTGGCATGAAATTCCCCAGATCGAGCATCCGCCACTGAGATCAGAACCACGCAGGCGCAAAGGACAAAAACCACGCACGAGCGTTCCAGCCGGAAATACATGGAATTAGACCTTGTCATGCGAGCCAACCAAAGTTGTGACCCGCTGGAAAATTCATTGAAGGCATAATGTTCAGGACGTGCACCAGTTCCAAATGCAGTGGAGCCAGCGGCAAGGCCGCCGATGATCTTTCCGACAGGTCGAGCCGCAGCTCCGGCATCTGATCGTAAACCCTGCGCAAGGCCGGCGTCAGGGGACCTTTTGCGAGGTACGGCGTTACTCTTGAGGGCACTATGGAGGAATAGTCATGCCAGAGCGACGAACGGTGAAGAAAGCCCGGCAGGACAAGCGCGCGGGCAAATCAACCACCACTCAGGCGGGCGAATTCGTGCATGAGGAGATCCGCAAGGTTCGCCGCGGCGAACATGGGGCGAGGTCGCCGCAGCAGGCCATTGCCATTGGCCTATCCAAAGCGAGGCGCGCAGGCGTTGCTCTTCGCCCGCCACGGAAAGGGAAGGCCAAGGCGAGCACCCGCAAGAGCGCCGAATACGCCTATGAGGCAGGCCAGGGCAAGCGAAAGCCCCGACGCAGGCCGCGCGTCTCGCGCGCCGTGTCGCGGGTCCTTAAGGGCGAACCGCGCAGCACGGCATCGCGCGCGGCGCTGTCGAAACAAACGCGGCGTGCCGCCTCGCGCCGCACTGCCTCTGCTCGTTCTGCCGCAGCCAAGAAAGCCGTAAAGACAAAAGGCACTGCTGGCCGCTCTGCCGCAGCCAAGAAGGCAGCGCGAACCAGAGCGCGTCGCCGACGATAGCGTGAGCTGGCTTGGTCCTTGCCTGACCCTGTCGCGCGATACTCCCTGGTGCACCATAAACACGCATCTCGGACGCATGCAGTGACGGTTACAGGTCCTTTTCGGCGAGCTCGCGAAACGCGTCGGGAACGGAACGAGACATGCCCAGCGCCACCGAGCCGTATCCAATCGCATCCCATCCGAAGCGATCGCGGATCTTATCGACGGCACGGTCGGCGGCCGATCGTGCCATGCCTATCTTGGTGCCGGGACAGCGGCGTTCATCTTGAAGTCCAAGCGGAAGTTCAAGCTCCAGATCCCAGTGCTCTTCGAGATGCGATACAGAGATCGCCAGGAGCGAGATGGTCGTCTCATCCGGATGTTCTGCGAGGACCGCGCGCACAAGATCTTCAGCAATCTCGGCGAGGATCACGGTCGCGGAAATCGGCGCGCCGAGCGTTACCGACCGGGTGACCGAATTTAGATTGGCGAAGCGAACGCGGACCGTCACGGTTCGGCCAGGCCTGGATTTAGCGCGGAGCCGGCTGCCGATTCGGTCCGCGAGGTGGAACAGGGTTGGTCGAAAAACTTGCGCTTCTGCCGGCTTCCTGCCAATTGCCGATTGCGCTCCTGCCGATCGAGCCCGGCGGTGAGCCTTGATTTCTCGTCGATCGCGATTCCATGCCAGCGCTGCAAGTTTCTCTCCTGCCGCGGGACCGAGCAACCGCTCAAGCGACCATCCCGGTGTCTTTGCCAGTTGCCCGATAGTCAGCACGCCTATCTCGGCGAGCCGCGCCTTCGTGACCGGACCCACTCCCCACATCAGCTCGACGGGCAAGCGGTGAAGGAATTTCAGCTCGGTGTCGGGATCGACGACCACCAGCCCGTCGGGCTTGGCCACTTGCGAGGCAATTTTTGCCAGATGCTTGGTGCGCGCCACACCGACCGAGATCGGAAGGCCAAGCTCGGTGCGCACGCGCTGGCGGATTGCCCGCGCAATTTCGGCAGGCGCACCGAAGAGATGGGTGCAACCCGCAACGTCAGCAAAGGCCTCGTCAATGGAAATCCGTTCCACCAGCGGCGTGAAATCGCCGATCACTTTGATGGCGGCGTCGCCCAGCCGTTGGTATTCACTAAAATGCCCACCGACAAAGATGAGTTGCGGGCAGAGTTCGCACGCTTGCCGTCCCGGCATGCCGCCGCGGACCCCGAAGGCCTTGGCCTCGTAAGAAGCGGCAAGCACAACCCCACCACCGACGGCAATGGGTTTGCCGCGCAACGAAGGGTCAAGCAACTGCTCGACCGAGGCATAGAAAGCATCCAGGTCCGCATGGAGGATGGTGGCCGTCGTTGCCATCCCGACCGTTCGCCCGTGGTGTTTCGAAGAGGTCTCGCTGAGAGAACATAATGAGAACAAGAGCGGCGAGTGTCAAGAGATCGGGGAATGAAT is from Bradyrhizobium sp. AZCC 2176 and encodes:
- a CDS encoding NAD(P)H-binding protein codes for the protein MENVNGRIQTDKLVVVFGGTGFLGRRAVWHLRRREFSVRVASRRPDRGRELFGSNDSRIESIEANIHSEPSIARVVAGAYGVVNAVSLYVERGRETFHSVHVEAARRIAAQAQQAGVERLIHISGIGSDATSSSLYIRKRGEGEAAVRAAFAGAIVVRPAVMFGPDDTFITTIIALLRRFPVYPVFGQGLTRLQPAYVEDVGEAIAQVMQGSETGATFECGGPRVYSYKELVSTLAREAGVKPMLLPVPFAAWHALSRILAILPRPPITRHQVALMQVDNLQSPEMPGFEQLGISPRAVEEIIQTMLRGQ
- the dinB gene encoding DNA polymerase IV; amino-acid sequence: MATTATILHADLDAFYASVEQLLDPSLRGKPIAVGGGVVLAASYEAKAFGVRGGMPGRQACELCPQLIFVGGHFSEYQRLGDAAIKVIGDFTPLVERISIDEAFADVAGCTHLFGAPAEIARAIRQRVRTELGLPISVGVARTKHLAKIASQVAKPDGLVVVDPDTELKFLHRLPVELMWGVGPVTKARLAEIGVLTIGQLAKTPGWSLERLLGPAAGEKLAALAWNRDRREIKAHRRARSAGAQSAIGRKPAEAQVFRPTLFHLADRIGSRLRAKSRPGRTVTVRVRFANLNSVTRSVTLGAPISATVILAEIAEDLVRAVLAEHPDETTISLLAISVSHLEEHWDLELELPLGLQDERRCPGTKIGMARSAADRAVDKIRDRFGWDAIGYGSVALGMSRSVPDAFRELAEKDL